The Amblyomma americanum isolate KBUSLIRL-KWMA chromosome 3, ASM5285725v1, whole genome shotgun sequence genome window below encodes:
- the LOC144125289 gene encoding xylulose kinase, whose translation MEATRKSYLGLDFSTQQLKGLAIDDKLQVLCEAAVQFDNDLPEYRTQNGVNRNRDSLTVTAPAIMWVKALDMLLERLKVAGLDLSSVAAISGSGQQHGSVYWKKGAADMLRDLDASKFLHDQLQGAFSVRDSPVWMDSSTESQCRNLEAAVGGAQNLADITGSRGFERFTGNQIAKIWQTKRDAYANTERISLVSSFGATLFLGRYAPIDFSDASGMNLLNIRTHRWERACLDACAPDLEAKLGEPVASHEVIGAVSPYFVDRYGFSADCSVVAFTGDNPASLAGLRLRGGDLLVSLGTSDTVLMWLDEAKPALEGHVMVNPVSSDAFMGMLCYKNGSLTRQRVRDQCAGGSWDIFASLIDSTPRGNFGNIGMYFDLKEILPPVIGDFKFNKGNERVAKFSQEVEARAVVEGQFLAKRVHAERLGFTTGGRVLATGGASKNPGIVQVLADVFGASVYTLGKASANAACLGAAYLALFGVCKKAEAQLSFDNVVSEPESFCLVAKPSADAASVYGPMAERYRTLEQRVVLQQVQSTS comes from the coding sequence ATGGAAGCCACGCGCAAGAGTTACCTCGGTTTGGACTTCAGTACGCAGCAGCTGAAGGGCCTCGCGATCGATGACAAGCTTCAAGTGTTGTGCGAAGCAGCCGTGCAGTTTGATAATGACCTCCCCGAATATCGCACACAGAACGGCGTTAACAGGAACCGCGACAGCCTGACAGTCACGGCGCCCGCAATCATGTGGGTGAAAGCGCTCGACATGTTGCTTGAGCGCCTCAAGGTAGCGGGCCTTGACTTGTCATCCGTAGCGGCCATCTCTGGGAGTGGTCAGCAGCACGGGAGCGTCTACTGGAAGAAGGGCGCCGCCGACATGCTTCGAGATCTGGACGCGTCCAAGTTCCTTCACGATCAGCTTCAGGGCGCATTCAGCGTTCGCGACTCCCCTGTCTGGATGGACTCAAGCACAGAGTCTCAGTGCCGCAACCTCGAAGCAGCCGTCGGCGGCGCCCAGAACCTTGCGGACATCACAGGCTCGAGAGGATTCGAGCGGTTCACGGGCAATCAGATTGCCAAAATCTGGCAGACGAAACGCGACGCGTACGCAAATACTGAGCGGATCTCCCTGGTGAGCAGTTTCGGAGCTACGCTGTTTCTAGGTCGCTACGCGCCGATTGACTTTAGTGATGCATCCGGCATGAACCTACTGAATATACGCACGCACCGTTGGGAACGTGCATGCCTCGATGCCTGCGCGCCTGATTTAGAAGCCAAGTTAGGCGAGCCCGTAGCGTCTCATGAGGTGATCGGTGCAGTCTCACCGTACTTCGTGGACCGCTACGGGTTTTCGGCAGACTGCTCAGTCGTTGCATTTACGGGCGATAACCCGGCGTCGTTGGCTGGCCTCCGTCTCCGCGGCGGTGACCTTCTTGTCAGCCTTGGCACTAGCGACACTGTGTTGATGTGGCTTGATGAAGCGAAGCCTGCTCTTGAAGGTCATGTTATGGTGAATCCAGTCTCGAGTGACGCCTTCATGGGCATGTTGTGCTACAAAAATGGTTCTTTGACTCGGCAGAGAGTGAGAGACCAGTGTGCTGGAGGATCCTGGGACATATTCGCGTCACTCATAGACAGTACACCTCGCGGTAACTTTGGAAACATTGGCATGTACTTTGACCTGAAGGAGATCCTTCCTCCTGTTATTGGCGACTTCAAGTTCAACAAAGGCAATGAGAGGGTGGCAAAGTTTTCCCAAGAAGTCGAAGCAAGAGCTGTGGTAGAGGGACAATTTCTTGCCAAACGCGTCCATGCCGAACGACTTGGTTTCACTACTGGTGGCAGGGTGCTGGCAACTGGTGGTGCCTCCAAAAATCCTGGCATTGTCCAAGTCTTGGCTGATGTGTTTGGGGCATCAGTATACACGTTAGGCAAAGCTTCTGCAAATGCAGCATGCCTTGGTGCTGCCTACCTAGCCCTCTTTGGTGTGTGCAAAAAAGCTGAAGCTCAGCTGTCATTTGATAATGTTGTCAGTGAACCTGAGTCATTCTGTTTGGTAGCTAAGCCAAGTGCCGATGCAGCTTCAGTCTATGGCCCAATGGCAGAACGCTATCGGACACTTGAGCAAAGGGTAGTATTGCAGCAAGTGCAAAGCACTTCGTAA